Genomic segment of Streptomyces zhihengii:
GCGGCCACCGTCGCCGAGGCGACCGGCAGCGGGTCCGTGGGCTCCATCGCCCCGCTCGACGGTTCCGGCCCGGCCGCCTGCCAGGCGGCTCCCGGCGCGAAGGCGCTCGGCGGCCCCGCGCCGTACTGGAAGTCGTACGTCACCGACGCCATCGGCAACCGGACCTCGGAGACGGTGCACGACACCGGGCTGAACCCGGCGAAGAACATCACCCGCACCTTCACCTACGGCGGCGCGGGCGCCCTCGGCGACGGACCCCACCAGGTCACCAAGGTCGTCGAGAACACCCCCACCGGCGACCGGCAGTCCAGCTACGAGTACGACGACTCCGGCAACACCACCAAGCGCACCATCGGCGGCAACGCCCAGACGCTGGAGTGGACCGCCGACGGGAAGCTCGGCAAGGCGAAGGAGGCCGACGGGTCCGAGACGACCTACCTCTACGACAGCGTCGGCAACCGGGTCCAGCGCAAGGACACCACCGGCACCACGGTCTATCTGCCGGGCATGGAGCTGAAGCTCTCCGCCGACGGCGCCAAGAAGTCGGCCACCCGCTACTACGCGCACGCGGGTGAGACGGTGGCCGTGCGCACGGACGACGGCACCGTGTCGTTCATCGCCGCCGACCACCACGGCACCGGCGAGGTCGCGGTCCACGCCGTCACCGGTTCGGTGACCCAGCGCCGCTTCGATCCCTACGGTGTCGAACGGGGCACGGCGACCGGCAGCTGGCCGGGCGAGAAGGGCTATGTCGGCGGCACCATCGACAAGTCGACCGGCCTGACCCATCTCGGCGCACGCGAGTACGACGCGGTGATCGGCAAGTTCATCTCCGTCGACCCGCTGATCGACTACACCCAGCCGCAGCAGATCAACGGCTACAGCTACGCCAACAACACCCCGGTCACCCACGCCGACCCGAGCGGCATGGCGATCCCGGAGTGCATGCAGGGCCTGATCGAGTGCCGGGGCGGTCTCCCCGTCTCCGGCGGCAAGAAGGACCCGGTCAAGGAGGCGTCCAACAACGTCGACGGGGCCTCCAACATCCTGGGCGGCGCCCAGGAGCAGCAGACACAGGCCAAGCAGCGGATCAAGTCCGCGGGCAAGGCCCTCGTCAAGATCGTCCGCGACATCCTGGGCGTGGACGCCGCTCTCGACTGCGTCTCCAGCGGTGACATGGGCGCGTGCGGCGAGACACTGCTGAACATCGCGGGCAGCTTCGCCGGCGGTCTCGCCGGCAAGATCCTCGCCAAGTACGGCGCACCCTGGAACTGGGCCAAGGGCGCCAAACTCGCCAAGCGGGTCGTCAATCTCGTCGGCGACCTGGTCGGCGGGGTGAAGGACCTCTTCAAGGCCAACAAGGCCGTCGACAAGGCCAAGGACGGGCTGTCCAAGGCCAAGGACGCACTGGCGGCGGCCAAGAAGAAGGCGGCCGCGGCGGTCAAGAAGGGCAAGGGCGACGGGGATCCGCCGGGAGGCTCGTGCCCGACCTCACCCGTCAAGCACAGCTTCCTGCCCGGCACGAAGGTCCTCCTGGCCGACGGCACCACCAAGCCGATCGAGGACGTGGTCCTCGGCGACGAGGTCACCGTCACCGACCCGGAGACCGGTGAGACGACCGTCCGCGAAGTCGTGGGCACCATCGTCACCGAGGACGACAAGCACTTCGTCGACCTCACCGTCACCGGCCGTTCCGGCGAGGCCGAGAGCCTGGTCTCCACCACGACCCACCCGTTCTGGTCCGTCTCCGAGGGCCGTTGGGTCGAGGCGGGCGACCTGACGCCCGGCATGACCCTGTACACGGCGTCGGGCGACACGGCCGAGGTCACGGACACGCGCTACTTCGAGCAGCGCCAGCGCACCCACGACCTCACGGTCGCGGACGTCCACACCTACTACGTGCTCGCCGAGGACAGCCCGCTGCTGGTGCACAACTGCGGCACCCGGGCCAGCCAGGACCCGGGCGAGGTCCCGGACCTCTACGACCCCGACAGTGGCGACTTCAACGAGTACCGGGGTAAGAAGGAGAAGCTCGAAGAGGCCGGCAAGACGCGCCGGGCGACCGAGGAGATGGTGTCCGAGTCCGAGACACGGTCGTCGACCATCTCCCGGAGTCCGGGCGCCGCGCAGAAGATGATCGACGGCGCGCAACAGGCCGGATCCCACGGTCCGGCGGAGGTGCTGGTCGTGAGCGCCCTCGTCGCCGCGAAGGCGGCGCAGAAACTCAGGAAATGGTGGAATGGGCGTCGCAGGTGAGGAGGCGGCGGCTGTCGTCGCGCAGTTCGCGCGGGACGGCTTCGTCGCCGAGGAGAGCAGGGAACGGGCCGAGTTCGGCGTCTGGGACCGGGTCACCCCGGGCCGGGTGGTCCTCGTGGCGTTGCAGACCGTCCTGCGGCTGCGGCATGAGGACGGCCGGGACGACGCCGCCGCGCCGCCCGCGGGCGGCGCTGCGGGACTCGGCGGCGAGGACCACCGGGTGCTCGTCCCGGCGCTGCTGGGTGACGCGCCCGCGGCCCGGGAGGCGGAGCGGCGGGGCCTGATCACCCTGGACCACGTGCTGGCGCTGCTCGCGTCCGTCGTGGCCGAGGAGTCGATGTCCGAGGCGGAGACGGGCGAACTGCTCGCCGCCGCCGAGGAGAGCTGCGCCGAGGCCCCGGGCGGGGCCGCCACGGGCCGGGGGATCGACGCCGGCCCGTGGGACGAGGACGACGCCGGACGCCCGGAGGGCGGCCGGGTGATCGACCTCGGGGCGCTGCTGGTGCCGAGGGTGCCGGGGGTCGAGGTCCACCCCATGCGGTCCGACGACGGTGCCGTGGTCGCCGTCACGGTCGTCAACGGCCGGACGGCGGTCCAGTTGCAGGCGTACCGCTCGTCCCCCGACACCTCGTGGGAGACGATCCGGGGGCAGCTCTCCCGGTCCATCGGCAGGAACGGCGGCTCCGTCGAGGAGCGCGCCGGGCGTGCGGGCGTCGAGCTGCAGACGGTCGTGCCCGTCCGGGGCAAGTCCGCCGGGCAGATCTCCCGGGTCCTCGGCTGCGACGGTCCCGGCTGGGTCCTGCGC
This window contains:
- a CDS encoding DUF3710 domain-containing protein, whose product is MGVAGEEAAAVVAQFARDGFVAEESRERAEFGVWDRVTPGRVVLVALQTVLRLRHEDGRDDAAAPPAGGAAGLGGEDHRVLVPALLGDAPAAREAERRGLITLDHVLALLASVVAEESMSEAETGELLAAAEESCAEAPGGAATGRGIDAGPWDEDDAGRPEGGRVIDLGALLVPRVPGVEVHPMRSDDGAVVAVTVVNGRTAVQLQAYRSSPDTSWETIRGQLSRSIGRNGGSVEERAGRAGVELQTVVPVRGKSAGQISRVLGCDGPGWVLRGFVTGAGAKPGSTDAWAYATFEGTVVRASYAPPSRGAAIALRWPPAEA